The window TTACATTAAACATATCGCAGGCCGCTGTGAAGCCGGTCGCTAATCCCGCAAACATTCTTTATCCTGTCATAATCTTCATTGGTCGAGCTGTTCCCTTTTTCCTGGAAAATCGAACGCTTTCACTCAACTTGACGGGAAGCTTCCCTGAGTTCGCAACCAGTCTTCGCGTCGAACCGGTTTGGGTGGTGGCAGGCTACTCGCTAATTCGCGCACGATATTTCTTCATCGGCCGTTGAAACGGCGCGTTCCGACGTGCCAAGATTTTTTGACCGGTTTGTTGAGAAGCGCGAAGATCATCCTGGACAATAATTTCTCCGTGACCTTCTCGGTCCGCACGTGGCgcgactgacagtgagcacgACTGCGTCGGCTCCCGAATGGTTCAAGTTGTATGATGTCATCCATAGGTTGGGATGATGTCATCACAAACACGATCGGACGTTGCAGTTTCCAATGGTAGGAGGTGGCTATTTCATTGACGTCAGCGAAACCAAAAGGTGACGACAGCGTCATATTATTTTTAAAGTTTGACATTCAAGTTCACTGTTCTTTTCAAACTAATCCTTCAAAAGGTTTTGGGGGAACATTGTTTGGCCAGAAATcataagaatcaaatcctttcatgggactcctaaaacgtcgttgaggaaacattcttttacccgtttctttctcaagtctGTTCACTGCCGAGCAGGCACAGCCGTTGCACAATAGGCCGTGTGCTAGCTGTGCACTGCTTAATGTAGCATTGTGAATCATGGCTGAGACCAAAAATAGAATTGCCGCAGCTTTGGCTTTTCCTTTCAATAAGACAATAATGGATGGTATTCTAAAGGACGTACTAGACCAATGCATTGCAGACAAGAAAAGGTGGAATACAGTCAgcattccttttccaacgcaaaaCGGAGAAGTAAATTTATGTGACTACATTGGTTTTGATTGCAGGCTCCTTGGGGAGTGTTTTGTCTTTCCAGATCAATACAACTCAAgttcaaaagaaaccagAGCTAGGTTGGCTAAAGCTCTAAAGATTGCTGCAGCTGAGGGTAAATTTCCCCTTGTTGAGCGAGGATGggatgaaaagaagaaacaaatcCGTTTTGAGTGCTTTCGAAGCCGATCACACAGTGAGAGAACATATCAGAAAAGACAAGGGACAAGCTTCCCCAGAGAAGACGCGAAGGCGTGTAGTACTTCCTCTAAGCGGCCGGACAAAGGGAAAGAATGCCCATTTCACTTTTATCTCTACTGGGTTCAAGAGGAGAGGCATTGGTGTCTTTTTGGTGGCGCAAGGGGGAACTGTAACTCTCACTCTCATCATTTGCCAATGGAGCCTCATGAAGTAAAAAAGAGTATTGCCTACATCAATGGCCACGAAGTCCAAATTGCGCTGGATGCAGCCACAAGCAGTGCACCACCTAGTGTTATTGGAAAAATGCTCCAGTTACAAACTGGCAACATCTTGTTGGACTCTTCTTTGCAACACATAAGGATGCGGTCGggaaaagagcaagaaacaGTGTTGCTCTAGGATGAAGAATTCATGACGCAGGCAGACAAGCTTTTGTCCTATCTTGAGAACACTCCCGAGATCAGCTTTTGTGCTATATACGATGACCCAGATTCACCTCTCTTCACAGTTTACAAGCAGAGAGCAAAAAAAGACCACAGGCATCTACACACAAGTATTAGAGTTAACTCCGGGGTATCTGCTGAAACGGGAATTCTTGACAACACTACACTAGATGCAATGGATCCCAATGGAGAACTTGATGACTATGTTGACCGCACACGTTGCGCATTCAAGCTCCTTGGCTCGCAAAACATGCTGTTAGGAGTTGCCTGGACAAATAATGAGAGCAGAAATGTATTCTCTCGTTTTTCGGAGATAATGGTAGTAGATGTGACGGAAGGCACAAACAACGCCAAGCGACCGCTATTTCTATTCTCTGGGAAGACGTCAAACCAAAACACTTTCACAGCACTGTGGGCTTTTTTACCACAGCAGGCTTGTTGGGCCTTCCATTGGGTGTGGACTCGATGCATACCGCAACTACTCCCAAAGCAAGGAATTCAACATGCGCCTGACAATAACAGATGGAGATCCAAAACAGTACAGGACCTTTGTAGATGCAATACCAACTTTCTACCCTCTTTGCAAACACAAGCTTTGTCACTGGCATCTACTGTATCGCAGTAATCTCATGAAGGTGCAGACTGGAAAATGTGGAGTTAAAGCTACTATTCTATTCCGCGTAGTTGTTCTTTGGATTGAGAGCTGGATGACCAAAATTGAGACACAAGAGGAATACGAACTTTCTAAAAGGCTCTTGGCTGATTGGCTTGCAACCCCCGAAGCTATTGATGTCAAATTGGGTGGTATGGGGCAAACTATTGTATCGCAAATTAATGCGTACATGACACTGTCACTTTTTCCTCATGAACAGCGCTGGGCTAGATATCGCTATTTATACACACAAGCATTCAACACATCTGCAAGCTCGTATGCCAAGGCAGAAATAGTGCTTTAAAACGACGGGGCGACGGGGTCAGGCCAAGCTTTTCCGTACCAAAAGCAACTCAGGTTATAAACAAAGGGACACAACCTAGGTCAAAGAAGAGGCATCAAAAAGCTGTTTACAATTTAAATGCTGCCAAGACGAGAAAGCCTGCCTACTACGCAAACATTCGGGATTTAGTGGATTACATTCAAGATTCTCTTTCcaaagattttgaagcagtTGCTTCATTTGTGCTCTTCTGTCCAAATGCAGACCAGTTTTGGGTCAAGCAAGCCActcgcaaaagcaaaaacacGGACATTCGGAAAATCAACGACAGTAGCTATTACAAGTACATGATTCCGCAGTTTGAACGCACACGAATTGTGGAGCTTGTTAATATTGATGGTACATTCTATTTGGTGTGTAGCTGCGGAAAATTTCAGCGACAAGCTTCCCCATGTGCCCATCTTTACAAGGTTCTTGGTCAATCACCCACATCAACCGATGTCTCTGTACGCTGGACAAAGCACTGGGATGTGTATTTGCACCGAAGTGGCCACAGTGACCTGTCAAAGCATTTGGAAGACCTGTACAAACAGGAGCGACCAGGTCCAGTATTTGTTGATAGTGGTCAGTGGGTGAtcggaaaaggtgaaaaaggGTCAAATTTTTTCGAAACTTCGCTTCCGTACAAGCCCCCTGTCATACGAGATTTTAATCGATGGGCAGTGTCTTCGCAAACGACTGGAGCTGATTTGAGTGGGACCAAAAATACCACAAATATGTATTTTTCGAGTGGAATGGTGCAAGAATCAACAAGCCTGTCCAGAGAGCATGCATTCCAGGATTCATTGCATTAAACTTCCACAAATTCGCAAAATTCGGATTGTTTTGATGATACACAGGCAGTGACAACGGAAAGCGTATCTTCTACGAAAAGAATGTTTGGTTCAAGTGCTTTTGTGcacaatttccatttctaccAGGAAATGTCCAAGCTGGCAGGATTTGATATGGAAGCTGCTGAGTCGATGAATATAGCTATGCAAGAAGCATTGGAAAAGGTACAAGCCAATGTTGCAAAAAGGGCTGGGAAGATGGATTACACTATAGGACCAGCCATTACAAAGGACCATGTAGGTCTAAGATTGAAGCCAAGCTAcagtccaaagaagaggaggaaacCAAACTtacaaaggaaatgaaatAATTTTACTTACAATTACTGATTTACATTAAACAATACAGGCGTTCTTCACTAGTCTGTAAGCCGTGATCATACCACCAACGAAACTCCCCGCACAATATATCCGCCAGGCCAAGGCAACTTGCCAATACACTATTACAGCCATGCCGTCCACACCACCAAATCTCTACTGGAACATGTGTCGGAACCAAGGGAACAACTATACAAAGCCTTGCCTCCGTGGCCATTGGTTGAAGGGAAACCATTCTTGTGTACAATTCCAAGCGTAGCCTTGGGTATTGTCCAACAAGCATTGCACCGGTAGATTGTCGCTTTTCTGTAGTTTTTTGTTGATACACGCCAGCAAAACCTGTGTGTCCTTTACCATGTTTGGTATACTTGCGTCGTCGGTTTGATTGACCGACGGAATTCGATTCGTTGCCAAGGCTTGggccaagacaaagtcgGCGTCCAATGAGTATTGCGCATTGATCCTGGTTGGTGCGTACACCATGGCGGCGCGGCAAGCGTGTGGAGCCATCCCGTGTAACGCGTCGcagaaaaattcttcaatcagACTGCGTTTCTCCGTCGGCACGTGAAAGTTGACCACGGTAACGTTGGAGTCCGTAGGGCTTGGTAACGTTGACGTACCACATGACTGTACTGGAACAGTGAGAAATTGCTTTAAACACTTGTTCCACTTCTTTGGCGTGGGCATTGGGTACCTGAGTGGGGTGCAAATTCTGCAGAGCATCCAACCGCAAGGCCGTACTCAACGATCAAATGGACGGTTGACGACTTCGGTGATATGGAAAGGGCCAAGGATAATGGAAAATATTGACTGCAATTACAGACTCCGGGGCCCGCGCTCGCCTTTCGGCACGAAAGACCAAGCGGCACACTACAGGACCGTAtgttgtcaacgcaaagtAAACAGAGGCGATCACAAgatacaaacacatcaatcCTTGCACCAAAACTGCATCGTACGAAAAGTaagcaacaccagcatgtacttgatcatgataaatgctttgtgcaacggctgtgcctgctcggcagtgaacagacttgagaaagaaacgggtaaaagaacgtttcctcaacgacgttttaggagtcccatgaaaggatttgattcttatgATTTCTGGCCGTACAATGTTCCCCGTTAGGTAGTTTCAATATGATACATGACGGTCGGCTAGCTAGTTTGTCTCTTACAAAATATAGCCAAAAACTTGTATTCATAACTCATGATAACAGGTGCCTTAAAGTTTCATTCTATCTAGTCCGGGAGAGCAGTGATTGCACAAGTGCGTGTGTGTCTTATGTTGACGAAACACGATGACAACATTTCCACGtgttttacattagtgaTCCATCACCTGCATGTCCTTATCGATAGCGACGTACAACCCGCCTGTTTTCTCGAGCTTGATTGCCTTTCGATACAAGTCTTCGACAGCATTTTCCTCCATGAGTTGTTCGTTGAGAAACCAATTCAGAAATTCTCTCGATACGTAGTCGCTTTCCTCCTCGGCTACCTTCGCCATGTTAAAGTACTCTTGCGAATTCTGGACTTCCTGATCCAGAGCCTTTTTCCAGACCTCCGAAACTCTATTATTTTGGAACTTTTCCATGCCGTGGTCGCTCAGAACTTCTTGACTCACGGACAGTACCTTTTCGGTTTGGCGCAAAGCCAAATGATCAAAAATCTTCATAGCATGGGAACGTTCCTCCACGCTGTGGGTTTGACACCAGGACGCCGATCCCGGGAAATCATGAAAGCGGAACCACATGTCCATGGCCAAGTACATGCGTGAAGCGTCCAACTCCCGATTGGCTTGATTCACCAGCAGAGTAGCCATGCGTTCACTTACGCTACGAGCACAAACCGACATGCTTTCTGCGTATAATAAGAAAGAGGATCGTCACGAGTTAGAAAGAAGTGGCAACGAGTGATTGCTGGCCGTAAGATACGTACCTGCAGAGTCAAAAAGCAAGGTTGCGCAACTTATTGCGAGCAGGAACTGATTGCGGAGCATCATGATCAAAAAATGTAACGTACCGAAATAGATTGGTAATACACAGATGTAAAGGTAGCTGCTTCCTGGCAGtatggtataatttgtgcAAGAATAGAGGCTGTTTATTTGGAGCATGTGCGTGCCACCGATCCGGTTGGGTTGGTCGCAGCAGAATCGAATCGAACGTCTTGGAGTATCGGTACTCCATATTTCGCAACGAGTTGGTGTCAGGGAGCGAACCCCGCTTTCGGAAAGAATCGATTCGAAAGACCATGaacgatgatgaagattcGGAGAACATCGATCCAGTTACGTAAAGCAGAAGTGCTGTACGCAATTTCTCTTTCCAAGCAAAGATTTGATAGTTGCATTGCGTTGCTTTACTATTAGGAATTTTCATCTATCCATTCACTGGGTAGAGTGATGAGACAGTTTAGACGACGATAAGTCGAGACCTAGTTTCCTTTTTAAGTCTGCTGGGTCACCCGAGGCTAGCTAGCTTTCTCTTCGGGTTAGGAACTCGTGCGAGAAGAGCGTCAGCTTCGGGTGGTGTGAAGGTGACGACGAATCGAACGAATCTCCCCAAGAGTTCGAACGTCTTCGAATACGCCTCCGGTTGTCGGAAAGGTGGGTTGGACAGGGGTCATTTTGTGTTTCCGATAAATCCGGCAGCGTTCGGTCGACGCCGTTACGGAAAACCCGACTGATGGGTGCGGTGGTTCGGAAGAGCCGATTCCTTGGCGCGCTGATAAGGTTACTTAGGCGTTTTTGAAATAGATTTAGAAAATCAGGAGAACGAAATAGCTTAGCAAACTCTTTGAAGAGACAATTTCAGAAAATTTCAGAGTATTTTGGTATAGCCCTTTGGTTCAAGCGGTCGAAAGTCACGCTGATAATCGAAACAGCATCTAATTGTGGAGACCCCGTTTCGAATATATATTGTTAGGAATCATGGCGAACGGAAACTAGATTACCATTGTGTTGCGACCGGCGTTTCGGTGGGGGCGGGAAATGCCCTCAACGGTGTCTACCCATGTACTATTCGTGTCTCTCGAGTTTGGCTAGGTttcgtgttgttgtcgtgGAAGGGAGGGCAAAGTAGCCGGTATTGCCGAGATTGACAACCCCCCTGGCATCCAGTCCTCACCAGCGCTGACTTGTCGTCGTCTCCTgcttttttctttccgtGTTTTTTTTTGGTGTCGTGGGGGTTCTGGAGTCGACCCCGCGTTACACTGGTCCCATTTCCCAATCCGGTGCCTCCACATCAACGCTTTTCCGGAAAGAAGCTCGATTCTTCTTTGTGATCGGCACAATTGTACATACATTGTCTCATCAAACGGTGTAGACGGGTGGACTGGGCTTCCTTCTCCGCGCCTACCAGACACTTTAGCCGTACCACGTTGTGCAAAGGCACCGCGGACTCGTCAAAAGCATGGAACCCTCGAAAGAGACCATTGATGGCAGCGTCACGGAATACACCGGGGTACTCGCGTCGAAACTGCAAGACCTTGCGGTAGCTCCACGTTCCGGATCGACGACTCCCGTCCCGAACAGTCACTCGAACAGCAGTACCATCGCACGATGGCCTCAATCTCCTCCCACAGGAAGCACACCGGCGGTGGGTCTTTTGCACGGTGGCAACAGTAGTAGCAGTACTGCGGCCactactgctgctgccgGTAGCAGTGGACACTGTCACCCGACTCCACGAGGCCCAACGCCCACTACACCGTCCGGGGCGAGTGAATCTTCCACGACTTCGTCGCAACGCGAATTCGGCGTGTCTCCGGCAGCGTCCCATACTTCAGTGGGGAGTGTGGGACCCACGCTTTCCGCTACGCTCCTACCTCGCCATTTCGACTTGACTCCGGTAATGTGCAACACCACCCAAGGCAGCGACGTGTACGTGGATgatcctcctcctcctcatcgtcatctccaccaacaacaacatcgtCACGGCAGTCGCCACGAATTGTATTCGATCGTGACGCCGGAGAATACCAGCGAGAGTGACTTATTGTACGGCGAAGACTTGGCCTTACCAACCGACTGGTTCGTGGCGGACACCGGCCCGGCGATGCCACCGTTCCGCTCGCTCGATCGAGCGCACAGTCTGGGTGGACTGGATCCCGCCGCCCTTCGCGCTGCTCACGCCGCCGCGTACGAAGATCGCACCGCGGACGAGGGGATCCCCGGTGACGAACGTTACGACGGCGAAACAGAAGGATGTCCCGCACCGGCACACCTGACGAGACAGTCCTATTCCTTTACTAGTCGACAGCAGTACGAAGAAGAGCGACGGCAAGGGGAGCAGCCGGAATCGAGTCAACCGGTTTCGTTGACCCCGTATCAACCTAGTCGCGAAGCGGATTTGGATGGAGTCGGGAGCATtccggaagaagaattgaGTCGGATATTCCTACCGCGACGTACAGCGGATACCGGTACCACGATGGATCCACTACACCGTCTACACAATCCCATTCCTTTGGACGATCGGCAGTACAGTATCCCCAGCATTCACTTGGCCAACCACCTGCACTGCTCCACCACTTCGCTTACCGAAGATGAGGATTCCCTAGGCTTGGATGACGAAGCCAGTCTCAGCAGTCGAGCGTCCAGTTTGTACCTTCCGGAGTATATTGGGTCCAGTGAGGGTGAAGTATTGGAAGGTACTTCGCTGTTGCATTTGCCGCGGATGGGTGTGAATCTGGCCCCGCAGCAATGCGATTTACTGTTCGAGGCCCGCCCCGGCAGTGACGATTGGCAAGCGTCcgacgatgaggaggatAACGAGGAAGAGGTGGAAggggacgacgaggacgtgGGCCACGAGCAACGGGAACACGTGTCCGTTGCGGTGACGTCGGGTGCGGTAATGGCAGACCAAACCCGCGTGTGGCGCAAACGCTTACGCCGTCAAGAACGGGCTCTGCAGTGGTTGCAGTCCGTGGAAGCCGACCAGTCGTGTGTGGCCGAGGCCGCTTCGAGCAAATTTCTCAATACCAATACGGCAGTCTCGCGAGCTCCCAACGCTGTCCGCGTGGCTGCTCGACCGTTGTTACGACAAGCGTCGTCACCTCCGAATTCTTCCTCCGCGGAGCCAGTATTGTCCGTTCCCACAAGGAGCGCTCCCGTGTCCACCGGCGACGGTCCGTAACAGTCGGCGCCCCGTTCGACGGGTACGGCACGCCGGGGATACTTGGACGCGCGATTATTGGAAACGCGACACTACAACGAGTTTACGCTCGTTCTCGCTATGAAACTCGTCTGATTTGGTGGTTTTTATTGATTGTCTGAAAGACGTAGTTCGGTTTATAATCTAGAGAAAAAGAAATACATCGTAGGCTACACCTCTACCGCCGCGGGGAGCTATGGCAGAATCGGTAAACGAGAGGCTTGTTGGGGCGGACTAAAGTGCTTCCATCCACCTTCACCTTCTGGTTCCACTGGCGGCATCCTGTTCCAACGTAGAATTGGGTGATAGCTGTCGTCTCGGTTCGGCTTTGGCTTCCCGGACGGACCTTCCGTGAAAATCTTGCATCCGGGCTTTGAGTTTAGGATCCTTGGGTGCCGCGACGGCGAGCATATAGTTGGACAAGGCCCGGACCGCGTTggccttggcggcttccAGACGTTCCTCGTCGTGCAAGTCCCGGTGCCGATCGAATTCGGTCCGTACGGTAGTACGCAAGGCCATGGCTTTGGACGAGGACTTGCCCGGTGCTACGTGACGGATCAAACGCAAACAATCTCTGTACAACTGCAGGGTCACAAACAACGTTGGGGTAAATAGGTGAGCGACAGCGGTGACGAGCggaatatatatatatactgGAGAAGCCGACGGCAGCGTCGACTCTCCCGTCGATGCGGGTGCTCAGTCGCCGCGAGCAACATACCTGTACGGAGGTTCGAGGGACAGTCGTTGACGCCATCGATTTCCGACCGGTCAACGGAGCTTGACTCAATGGTTGGAGGAAGAAGGGGGAGACTCTACGGTACGTTCACTGACTCCCAGCAGAATCGGTTCGCTATCTTGGTGGAAGGATCGCCATGGTAAACCGTCGGTGTCTCTCGCTTACACTCATTTTCACAAAAGTCGGGACGAGACGTCGGACAGACAGACATGCGCCCCGCCACTTTTTGTAGGGTAGGGTCTGACTCTGGGAGGCGGTAGGGGTTTCAATATTGGCTCGTGTACTACATCAAATAACGGCAACTGTGTC is drawn from Phaeodactylum tricornutum CCAP 1055/1 chromosome 25, whole genome shotgun sequence and contains these coding sequences:
- a CDS encoding predicted protein, which gives rise to MTQADKLLSYLENTPEISFCAIYDDPDSPLFTHCGLFYHSRLVGPSIGCGLDAYRNYSQSKEFNMRLTITDGDPKQYRTFVDAIPTFYPLCKHKLCHWHLLYRSNLMKVQTGKCGVKATILFRVVVLWIESWMTKIETQEEYELSKRLLADWLATPEAIDVKLGGMGQTIVSQINAYMTLNSALKRRGDGVRPSFSVPKATQVINKGTQPRSKKRHQKAVYNLNAAKTRKPAYYANIRDLVDYIQDSLSKDFEAVASFVLFCPNADQFWVKQATRKSKNTDIRKINDSSYYKYMIPQFERTRIVELVNIDGTFYLVCSCGKFQRQASPCAHLYKVLGQSPTSTDVSVRWTKHWDVYLHRSGHSDLSKHLEDLYKQERPGPVFVDSGQWVIGKGEKGSNFFETSLPYKPPVIRDFNRWAVSSQTTGADLSGTKNTTNMYFSSGMAVTTESVSSTKRMFGSSAFVHNFHFYQEMSKLAGFDMEAAESMNIAMQEALEKVQANVAKRAGKMDYTIGPAITKDHVGLRLKPSYSPKKRRKPNLQRK
- a CDS encoding ferritin (Hypothetical protein with ferritin-like domain. Strong evidence for signal peptide. Ferritin is involved in iron storage.), with the protein product MATLLVNQANRELDASRMYLAMDMWFRFHDFPGSASWCQTHSVEERSHAMKIFDHLALRQTEKVLSVSQEVLSDHGMEKFQNNRVSEVWKKALDQEVQNSQEYFNMAKVAEEESDYVSREFLNWFLNEQLMEENAVEDLYRKAIKLEKTGGLYVAIDKDMQVMDH
- a CDS encoding predicted protein, encoding MEPSKETIDGSVTEYTGVLASKLQDLAVAPRSGSTTPVPNSHSNSSTIARWPQSPPTGSTPAVGLLHGGNSSSSTAATTAAAGSSGHCHPTPRGPTPTTPSGASESSTTSSQREFGVSPAASHTSVGSVGPTLSATLLPRHFDLTPVMCNTTQGSDVYVDDPPPPHRHLHQQQHRHGSRHELYSIVTPENTSESDLLYGEDLALPTDWFVADTGPAMPPFRSLDRAHSLGGLDPAALRAAHAAAYEDRTADEGIPGDERYDGETEGCPAPAHLTRQSYSFTSRQQYEEERRQGEQPESSQPVSLTPYQPSREADLDGVGSIPEEELSRIFLPRRTADTGTTMDPLHRLHNPIPLDDRQYSIPSIHLANHLHCSTTSLTEDEDSLGLDDEASLSSRASSLYLPEYIGSSEGEVLEGTSLLHLPRMGVNLAPQQCDLLFEARPGSDDWQASDDEEDNEEEVEGDDEDVGHEQREHVSVAVTSGAVMADQTRVWRKRLRRQERALQWLQSVEADQSCVAEAASSKFLNTNTAVSRAPNAVRVAARPLLRQASSPPNSSSAEPVLSVPTRSAPVSTGDGP